The genomic region CGACGTCGGCCGGCGTATCGCCGACTTACAAATACTCGACATCGATCGCCCTGCGCCAGCTTCTTTACGATTTCCATCAGACGCGCAATCTCGTCCGCCAGAACCGCAGCCTGACGGAAGCGGCCGAAGCAAACGTCACCCGTTCGCAGCAGGACCTCGTCCTGACCGTAAAGACCAATTTCTATAACTACGCCAACGCCCAGCGTTTGTCTGACGTGAACGCGCAGAACGTCGCCAACCGGCAGCGCCAGCTCGACCTCGCCAGCTCACGCCTGCGCAACGGCATCGGCCTTCCCAGCGACGCCGTTACCGCCGAAACGTCCAAATCGCAGGCCATCCTTGCCCTGAACGTGGCGCGCGACAACGCCGAGCAGGCCCGCGTCACCCTGCTGCAATCCATGGGCGTCGATCCGCTCACGCCGATCACGCCGGCGGACACGTCGGAAACAGCCCCGGCGAGCGATGACGTGAAGGCGCTGATTCAGACCGGCCTGCGCGCCCGTCCCGAAGTGCGGGCCGCCGAGCGCACACTGGCGGAGTCGCGTTATGGACTGGGAGCCGCCAAGGCGCTCAATCTCCCTTCCCTCTACGCCACGGTCGGCGCTGGCGCGGCTGGCAACGACTTCCCGCTCAAGCAAAACGTCAGCACGATCGGCGTGGGCGTGCAGTTCCCCTTGATCGACGGCGGTCAGCGCTCTGGCGCCGTGCAGGCCGCCAACGGCCAGATCACGACCGCCCAGGCCGACTACGACGCCGCCGTTCTGAACGTGCGAACCCAGGTCGCATCGGCGTACCTCGGCCTCGCCAGCGCCGAGCAGCGCGTAAGCATCGTCAGCGCCGAAGTCGCCAACGCCCGCGAAGGCGTCCGAATCGCCGAAGGCCGCTACGGCGCGGGCCTGGGATTATTCCAGGACATCACCACGGCCCAGGGCTTGCTGCTAACGGCGCTCACCGACCAATCGACCGCGCAGAACGCGCTCAACCTCGCGCGAACGAACCTGCGGCGCGCGATCGGGGAAACGCTTTCGCGGTGAAAGGGACTCGTCCCGGCGCGCCGCGCTTGGGCCGGCGGTAGGTTTGTAAAGAGCAATGGCCGGCGATTGATATCGCCGGCCATTACTCTTTACGAAAGCAGATAAAACTCCATCGCCGCCGATGATGTTTAACCTGCCGGGGGAGGCGCGGTGCTGGCGCGGATGATCAGTTCGACGGGGAGGGTGACGCGGCATTCGGAGGCCGGGGCGCCTTCGAGGAGGCGGCTGATCAATTGGCCGGCGAGCTGTCCGACCTCCTGGGCCGGCTGGCGCACTGTGGTGAGGCCCGGAGAGTTGGCGGCGGCGGGGCAGTCGTCGAAACCCACGACGGAGATGTCTTCCGGCACGCTCTTGCCGCACAGCTTGAGCGCTTCGATCAATGGGAAGGCCGAGGCGTCGTCGCCAGCGATAATCGCCGTCGGCGGCTTCGGCAGCGCGATCAGCATACGGCAGACTTCCTCGAAGTCCGAGATCCAGTCGTCCGGGATCACGCTCAAGGCTGAGTCGTAGGGGAGACCATGCCGCTCCAGGCTGCTCACATAGGAGGCGTAACGCTCGGCGGCGTCGGGGGTCATCATGGCGCCGCAGAAGACGATCCGGCGATGTCCCAACTCCACCAGATGGTCCACGGCGGCGGCGACGCCGGCGGCGTTGTCGATCGTGACGGAGCCGGTTGAGTCGGGAACGTCGCCATTGTAGAGCACGACCAGCGGCAGGCCTGCGTTGGCGAGCATGGCGACGGCTTCGGGCTTGACGGTTGTCGGCCCGAGGATCAATCCGTCAACACGGCCATCGAGAAATGTCGCCGGGGTTAACGCCGGAAACTGGTTCGGCTTATCGGAATAAAGCAGCAGATCCCGGCCGCTGCCCGCCACGCCGTCGGCCACTCCCTTGAGCAAAGGCAGCGTGATATCGTTGACGGCGCCGATCTGCACCGGCCACGCGAAGACGCCAATGGTATGGGTCTGCCCCCGCTGCAAAGAACAGATGAGCGCGTTCGGCGTAAAATTCAGTTCTTCGGCCGCCTGAAGCACGCGCTGGCGCGTGCCGGCTTTGAGCTGGCCCTTGTTGTTCATCGCCTTGGAGGCGGTTCCCACGGAAACGCCCGCGCGCGCGGCGACGTCCCGGATTGTTGTGAGTGCTCTAGCTATGGCCTGCGCCCTCCACGAAAAACATTGTTTTCTCATTCTATGCCATAAACGGCGCCACTGTCAAGTAATTCGACGATACCATCGCATTTCTTCAATAAACCGGTTACATAACCGGTAATTCATCGACTGATTTGTCCTGCGACGGTCCAAATGGCGGATAAACGCTTCGGTCTTGTTGTACCAAAACTTAACCATCCGTTCGGAGTTTCAGGGAATGATCGATCATTTTTCAGAAACCATGTTTCTGAAAAATGACGACTTTCCCCTCTTCGGCCTGTATAATGACGATATCATGTCCAATATCCACGAAGTCGCCCGCCACGCCGGCGTCTCGCCGGCGACTGTGTCCCGAACGTTCCGCACCCCGGAGCTGATCGCTCAGCAGACCCGGCGGCGCGTGCTGCGCGCCGCCGACACGCTCAACTATCAGCCAAGGGTGCGCGCCGCCGGCTTGGAAGCCGACACTCACTCCGAAAGCGTGACGGCGGCGATCGGCTTTCTGCTGTTCACCGAGGATCCCGACAGCGGGGAGATCGACGAGTTCTACGCGCCGATTCTCATGGGCGCGCAGGCGGAGGCGGACCGGTTTGGGATGCATTTGATTTTGCGGACGGCGTCCCGGTTCGAGCCGCCCCGAGAGACGCACAGGCCGGGCGCTCCCGCCACGCTCGCGGGATCGCTGCTGGTGGGTTCGGCGGAGCCGGAGGCGCTGGCCGCGCACGACTGTCAGTCGCGGATCGCCGTGCTGGTGGACAACCGGGATCGGACGGGGCAGCGCGACTGTGTCGTCAGCGACTGCTTCGGCGGCATGCAGGCCGCCGTCCAGCATCTGCTGGACCTGGGGCGGAGGCGGATCGCGATCGTGGAGGATGTGGCCGAAGACCACCGGCGCCGCGAGCGGCTTCAGGGATATCGCCACGCGCTCTGGGAAGCGGGGATTTCCCCGCCGCTCCAATGGATCGTCTCCGCGCCGCCCAGCGCCGGCCTCACTCCTTACTTCAAGCTGCTGGACACGCCGGCCCGGCCGACGGCGATCGCCGTCGCCAGCGACGCCAGCGCTCTCGCGGCGCTCGCCGCCTGCCGGGCTCTGGGACTGTGCGTTCCGCATGACATCAGCATCGTCAGCTTCGACGACACCGCGCTCAGCCGGCAGTCCTATCCCGCCCTCACCACGGCGCGCGTCAACAAGGCGCAGATGGGACGCCTCGCCGTCCGCCAATTGGCCGCCCGGATCCGAGAAGCCGAGGAAAACGTCGATCCGCTTCCCTGCTCCGCCATCGTCGTCCCCATGTCGCTCATCGTGCGCGCCTCCACCGGCCGGGCGCTCGGTGAGGACGCCGCCTCAGGTCACCCCCGTCCGGATTAACCGCGCAGGAGTTCCCGGAGACGGCGTCGAACCGCTTCCCGCCGCAGCATACGGGCGAAGAAACGCCCGCAACGCCGGCGAAAGGACGAATTATGGGAACATGGGGCGCGGGAAACTTCGACAGCGACGGCGCGCTGGATTATATCAGCGGCGTCGTGGACGATCTGGAAGGCAAGATCGAGGACATACTGACCGACGAGGACCGCAGCGCGCTGGATGAAGAGGGCGAAGGCGTGCTCGTCCCCAGCGTCGCCATCCTCTCGGCGCTGCATGAAACCGTTCAGGCGCCCACGCCCGAACCCGCCGTCGTCGCCCGCTGGCGCGCGCAGTATCTCGCGATCTACGACGGGCAGATCGACGATCTGGATCCCGACGACGGCTACAAGGACGAGCGCCGCCAGGTCATCCAAAGCACCTTCGACAAGCTGGAAACCCAGGCGCAGGCGTTCTGGAGCATCGCCGTGGAATAGGCGCCGCGACTCGCTAAGAACAGCCCCGGAGACCGATGGTCTCCGGGGCTGTTCCCATTCTCATTTCACGGACCGATCTCGGCTAGGGAGCCAGCGTCAAGGCGATGACCTTGATGTTGCCGTCGTTCGGCAGCGTGACGCTTTTGACCGTCTTGCTGCTGGTGATCGCGAAGGAGTATCCGTAGAGGTTCCCCTGGTTATTGTCCTGCGCGCCGTTGGAGGCGTTGCGATACGCCTGAACCATCGCGACGGACTCGCCGGTATAGCTTTGCGGCGCGTACCAATCACTCACTCCCTGCGTGATCGTGGTCGTCGAGTTGTCGGTATAGGTCACCGTGAATGTCTTCGACGCCTGGCTGCCGTTTTCGGCGGTCGCCAGCATGCGCAGAGTGGAGAACGAGCCCGACGGAAGCGTGATCGTCTGTCCGGAGCAGGTGACGACATTCGACGCGTTGGCCGCGCCGATGGTGAACGGCGTACCGTTCCATGTCACCGACGTTCCAATTAGATTGGAAGAGTAGGCGTAACCGCCGCCGTCCAAACCGCCGGTAGCGAAGGACGTTCCGTCCGTGTAAATTCCGGCGAGATTATATGCCGAGGAGAGGCTGACCGGCGCCGGCGCGGCCTTCACGGTCAGCGCGATCGTGACGGTGTGCGATGTCCCGCCGGAAGTCCCCGTCACGGTCACGGTCTTCGCGCCCAATGTCGCGGCGCTGCTGGCGGTCAACGTCAGCAGACTTGTCCCGGTGGTGCTGGATGGACTGAACGAGGCGGTGACGCCCGTGGGAAGTCCGGACGCCGTCAGACTGACGCTGCTGTTGAATCCCGTGGTGGAGACCACGGAAATCGTGCTCGCGGCGCTCGCGCCGCGCAGCACTGTCAGGGTCG from Capsulimonas corticalis harbors:
- a CDS encoding TolC family protein, which gives rise to MIVISSLYLAAALLGQPVLAADTAAAPPITADTPVTADAPVIIGPPPRVQDPSIPPPVTTPPPDAVNADVAGAPLTADEAARIALRLQPSLGDATGAAQSARGRTQEAKSAQNPQVIAGAGFDTVSKISGDATGVLTAPTGATSAGVSPTYKYSTSIALRQLLYDFHQTRNLVRQNRSLTEAAEANVTRSQQDLVLTVKTNFYNYANAQRLSDVNAQNVANRQRQLDLASSRLRNGIGLPSDAVTAETSKSQAILALNVARDNAEQARVTLLQSMGVDPLTPITPADTSETAPASDDVKALIQTGLRARPEVRAAERTLAESRYGLGAAKALNLPSLYATVGAGAAGNDFPLKQNVSTIGVGVQFPLIDGGQRSGAVQAANGQITTAQADYDAAVLNVRTQVASAYLGLASAEQRVSIVSAEVANAREGVRIAEGRYGAGLGLFQDITTAQGLLLTALTDQSTAQNALNLARTNLRRAIGETLSR
- a CDS encoding LacI family DNA-binding transcriptional regulator, with the translated sequence MRKQCFSWRAQAIARALTTIRDVAARAGVSVGTASKAMNNKGQLKAGTRQRVLQAAEELNFTPNALICSLQRGQTHTIGVFAWPVQIGAVNDITLPLLKGVADGVAGSGRDLLLYSDKPNQFPALTPATFLDGRVDGLILGPTTVKPEAVAMLANAGLPLVVLYNGDVPDSTGSVTIDNAAGVAAAVDHLVELGHRRIVFCGAMMTPDAAERYASYVSSLERHGLPYDSALSVIPDDWISDFEEVCRMLIALPKPPTAIIAGDDASAFPLIEALKLCGKSVPEDISVVGFDDCPAAANSPGLTTVRQPAQEVGQLAGQLISRLLEGAPASECRVTLPVELIIRASTAPPPAG
- a CDS encoding LacI family DNA-binding transcriptional regulator produces the protein MIDHFSETMFLKNDDFPLFGLYNDDIMSNIHEVARHAGVSPATVSRTFRTPELIAQQTRRRVLRAADTLNYQPRVRAAGLEADTHSESVTAAIGFLLFTEDPDSGEIDEFYAPILMGAQAEADRFGMHLILRTASRFEPPRETHRPGAPATLAGSLLVGSAEPEALAAHDCQSRIAVLVDNRDRTGQRDCVVSDCFGGMQAAVQHLLDLGRRRIAIVEDVAEDHRRRERLQGYRHALWEAGISPPLQWIVSAPPSAGLTPYFKLLDTPARPTAIAVASDASALAALAACRALGLCVPHDISIVSFDDTALSRQSYPALTTARVNKAQMGRLAVRQLAARIREAEENVDPLPCSAIVVPMSLIVRASTGRALGEDAASGHPRPD
- a CDS encoding DUF4259 domain-containing protein, which codes for MGTWGAGNFDSDGALDYISGVVDDLEGKIEDILTDEDRSALDEEGEGVLVPSVAILSALHETVQAPTPEPAVVARWRAQYLAIYDGQIDDLDPDDGYKDERRQVIQSTFDKLETQAQAFWSIAVE